In Pleuronectes platessa chromosome 5, fPlePla1.1, whole genome shotgun sequence, a single genomic region encodes these proteins:
- the ckmb gene encoding creatine kinase, muscle b — MAKNVHNDYKMKFSKDEEFPDLSLHNNHMAKVLTKDIYEKLRGKSTPSGFTVDDVIQTGVDNPGHPFIMTVGCVAGDEECYEVFKDLLDPIISDRHGGYKPTDKHKTDLEFEHLKGGDDLDPNYVLSSRVRTGRSIKGFTLPPHNSRGERRAIEKLSIEALASLDGEFKGKYYPLSGMTDAEQDQLINDHFLFDKPVSPLLTCAGMARDWPDGRGIWHNDDKTFLVWVNEEDHLRVISMQKGGNMKEVFRRFCVGLKKIEEIFKKHNHGFSWSEHLGYILTCPSNLGTGLRGGVHVKLAKLSTHPKFEEILTRLRLQKRGTGGVDTASVGGVFDISNADRLGSSEVDQCQMVVDGVKLMVEMEKKLEKGESIDGMIPAQK; from the exons ATGGCGAAGAACGTTCATAACGACTATAAGATGAAGTTCTCCAAGGACGAGGAGTTCCCCGATCTGTCCCTGCACAACAACCACATGGCCAAG GTGCTGACCAAGGACATCTACGAGAAGCTGAGGGGCAAGTCCACCCCCAGCGGCTTCACCGTGGATGACGTCATCCAGACCGGTGTTGACAACCCAG GTCACCCCTTCATCATGACCGTTGGCTGCGTTGCTGGTGATGAGGAGTGCTACGAGGTCTTCAAGGATCTGCTGGACCCCATCATCTCAGACCGTCATGGTGGATACAAGCCCACCGACAAGCACAAGACCGACCTGGAGTTCGAGCACCTGAAG GGAGGTGATGACCTGGACCCCAACTACGTCCTGTCCAGCCGTGTGCGTACCGGCCGCAGCATCAAGGGATTCACCCTGCCCCCCCACAACAGCCGTGGAGAGCGCAGAGCCATTGAGAAGCTGTCCATTGAGG CCCTGGCCAGCCTGGATGGAGAGTTCAAGGGAAAGTACTACCCCCTGAGCGGCATGACCGACGCTGAGCAGGATCAGCTGATCAACGATCACTTCCTGTTCGACAAGCCCGTGTCCCCCCTGCTGACCTGCGCCGGAATGGCCCGTGACTGGCCCGACGGCAGAGGCATCTg GCACAACGATGACAAGACCTTCCTGGTCTGGGTGAACGAGGAGGATCACCTGCGTGTCATCTCCATGCAGAAGGGAGGCAACATGAAGGAGGTGTTCAGACGCTTCTGCGTCGGCCTGAAGAAG ATTGAGGAGATCTTCAAGAAGCACAACCACGGCTTCAGCTGGAGCGAGCATCTCGGCTACATCCTGACCTGCCCCTCCAACCTGGGAACCGGCCTGCGCGGTGGCGTGCACGTCAAGCTCGCCAAGCTCAGCACACACCCCAAGTTCGAGGAGATCCTGACCAGACTGCGTCTGCAGAAGCGCGGCACAG GTGGTGTGGACACAGCCTCCGTGGGGGGTGTGTTCGACATCTCCAACGCCGACCGTCTGGGCTCCTCCGAGGTGGATCAGTGCCAGATGGTGGTTGATGGTGTCAAGCTGATGGTTGAGATGgagaagaagctggagaaggGAGAGTCCATTGATGGCATGATCCCCGCCCAGAAGTAA